Proteins encoded within one genomic window of Trichomycterus rosablanca isolate fTriRos1 chromosome 7, fTriRos1.hap1, whole genome shotgun sequence:
- the haus5 gene encoding HAUS augmin-like complex subunit 5 has protein sequence MGSLLHEVKRWATEELDLPAHKLPHDSYIKTLCVGAGASIWKYVIQHIYHEKNVRVMRGNLQWYKILQDKELKQVEGQNKDAQRVELQREIAELQTELSHIDQKISTAEEQLANKEQNVNRQCVQYEESRLRVLLLESFRLRSAEEREALTRYTHTTSNQRHVLEQLAKKAEVKLVFGSGEESGPAAEPLVLRDVRELCRERVLFFKSLQESTLKSGPSEFTPDQRNSVYQHWLSAVQDVLHVHPPNQVLLALQTLANKQQVALEEKTAALDVEQDVSSLGFRYDSNHLLDVSVDDGRDDLPPVRTLLQSAWDDVEQCYMQLAEVRKRSCQLQADQSDLLKEVQLKLLGQDPADPLSRSVFELEVRAVRRAAVRDGVRDRCARLQQQNRERREALRSLQSQWQSIMDFRQLVDIRQEQIRSLIKGNSTLKTELTRLHSELKQFVQEKLSPHFGGVIKASNGLRNSVSQEAKLFSAVFLAALDRRVIDSERVPVDQLSLYRLNSPALQVIRQGLCAPLYLAPEELLSRTASQRLQLRFLRRLLQLHSESLTHVQRRTARLPAPSRQALLQCVKAEDAELLQTLLPRVQALTQRCSKGLTFADQVNTAITHWWEQPAQFALPELQQDGRTFQQWLQRWKLATRGL, from the exons ATGGGCAGTTTGCTTCATGAGGTAAAGCGTTGGGCGACAGAAGAGCTGGATCTGCCTGCTCACAAACTCCCACACGACAGCTACATCAAAAC GTTATGTGTTGGTGCAGGAGCCTCTATTTGGAAATATGTCATACAGCATATTTACCATGAGAA GAATGTGCGAGTGATGCGTGGGAATCTCCAGTG GTACAAAATCCTACAGGATAAGGAG CTGAAGCAGGTGGAGGGTCAGAACAAAGATGCTCAGCGTGTGGAGTTACAGCGGGAGATCGCAGAGCTGCAGACTGAGCTCAGTCACATAGACCAGAAAATCAGCACAGCGGAGGAGCAGCTCGCCAACAAAG agcAGAACGTGAACAGGCAGTGTGTTCAGTATGAGGAGAGCCGGCTGAGGGTGCTGCTGCTGGAATCATTCAGGCTGCGCAGTGCAGAAGAGAGAGAAGCTCTCACacgctacacacacaccaccagcaACCAGCGGCATGTGCTAGAACAGCTGGctaa GAAAGCAGAGGTGAAGCTGGTGTTCGGGAGTGGTGAGGAGAGTGGCCCAGCTGCAGAGCCCCTGGTTCTG AGGGACGTTCGGGAGCTGTGTAGGGAGCGAGTTCTGTTCTTCAAGTCTCTGCAGGAAAGCACCTTAAAATCCGGCCCCTCCGA ATTTACTCCTGATCAGAGGAATTCAGTGTATCAGCACTGGCTCAGTGCAGTtcag gatgttttgcatgttcacccaCCAAATCAGGTCCTTTTAGCTCTGCAGACTCTGGCCAACAAACAGCAGGTGGCGCTGGAGGAGAAGACGGCTGCTCTCGATGTGGAACAGGACGTATCTTCACTCGG ATTCCGTTATGACAGTAATCACCTGCTGGATGTGTCTGTGGATGACGGGAGGGACGATCTGCCACCGGTTCGCACTCTGTTACAG tccGCCTGGGACGATGTGGAGCAGTGTTACATGCAGCTGGCAGAGGTGCGCAAAAGATCCTGCCAGCTACAGGCTGATCAGAGCGACCTCCTAAAGGAGGTTCAGTTGAAACTTTTAGGACAGGATCCCGCCGACCCCCTCAGCAG AAGTGTTTTCGAGCTGGAGGTGCGGGCGGTGAGGCGGGCCGCGGTGAGGGACGGCGTTCGGGACCGGTGCGCTCGGCTCCAGCAGCAGAACCGAGAGAGACGCGAGGCGCTGCGCAGCCTTCAGTCGCAGTGGCAGAGCATCATGGACTTCAGACAGCTGGTG gataTCAGGCAGGAACAGATCCGGAGTCTGATTAAAGGAAACTCCACACTTAAGACTGAGCTCACTCGTCTTCATTCTGAG TTGAAGCAGTTCGTGCAGGAGAAACTCAGCCCACACTTCGGCGGTGTGATAAAAGCTTCTAATGGACTCCGTAACTCTGTGTCCCAGGAGGCTAAACTGTTCAGCGCCGTGTTTCTCGCCGCTCTGGACCGTAGGGTTATAGACAG TGAGCGAGTGCCGGTGGATCAGCTCTCCCTGTATCGGCTGAACTCTCCAGCCCTGCAGGTGATCCGTCAGGGTCTCTGTGCCCCCCTGTACCTG GCTCCAGAGGAGCTGCTCTCTCGGACGGCGTCTCAGAGGTTGCAGCTGCGTTTCCTCCGGCGCCTCCTTCAGCTTCATTCTGAGTCTTTAACCCACGTGCAGAGACGAACAGCACGGCTCCCAGCGCCCAGTCGGCAAG ctctgctgcagtgtgtgAAAGCAGAAGATGCCGAGTTGCTGCAGACTCTGTTGCCCCGTGTGCAG
- the wdr13 gene encoding WD repeat-containing protein 13 isoform X2, which yields MAAVWQQVLAVDARYNAYRTPTFPQFRTQYIRRRSQLLRENAKCGFEPVLRKQYLRLRSQLLALRYGPLSEQSSFRASSVRSSRTTLDRMEDFDEDPRAQGARGHRRSVSRGSYQLQAQMNRAVYEERPPGSLVPTSVAEASRAMAGDTTLSENYAFAGMHHIFDQHVDSAVPRLQFANDDKHLLACCSLDGTLSIMALSPLPPTVKVALEGHAGPVTDFAWSLSNDVIVSTSLDGTLRIWNTEDGRCIREVSDPESSELLCCTFQPMNNNLTVVGNSKHLLQVVNISTGKKVKGGSSKLTGRVLSLSFDAPGRILWAGDDRGSIFSFLFDMATGKLTKAKRLVVSEGSPISSISARSWISREARDPSLLINACVNKLLLYRVVDNEGTLQLKRSFPIQHSSQLIHSIFCPLMSFRQGACVVTGAEDACVYFFDVERNTKAIVNKLQGHSGPVLDVSFNCDESLLASSDATGMVIVWRREQK from the exons GTACAATGCTTACCGGACGCCCACGTTCCCCCAGTTCCGCACCCAGTACATCCGCCGGCGTAGCCAGCTGCTCAGAGAGAACGCCAAGTGTGGTTTCGAGCCGGTCCTGCGCAAACAGTACCTGCGCCTGCGCAGCCAGCTGCTCGCCCTGCGCTACGGGCCGCTGTCCGAGCAGAGCAGCTTCAGGGCCAGCAGTGTGCGCAGCTCACGCACTACACTGGACCGCATGGAG GACTTTGACGAGGACCCCAGGGCTCAGGGTGCTCGAGGTCACCGTCGCTCAGTAAGTCGTGGTTCCTATCAGCTGCAGGCCCAGATGAACCGGGCGGTGTATGAAGAAAG GCCCCCGGGCAGCTTGGTACCCACCTCTGTGGCAGAGGCGAGTCGTGCCATGGCAGGCGACACCACACTGAGCGAAAACTACGCCTTCGCCGGCATGCATCACATCTTCGACCAGCACGTCGACTCTGCAG TTCCTCGACTGCAGTTCGCCAACGACGACAAGCACCTCCTGGCCTGCTGCTCGCTGGACGGGACCCTGTCCATCATGGCGCTGTCCCCGCTCCCCCCGACCGTCAAGGTCGCCCTGGAAGGCCACGCGGGTCCGGTGACCGACTTCGCCTGGTCGCTCAGCAACGACGTCATCGTGTCCACCTCGCTGGACGGGACGCTGCGCATCTGGAACACGGAGGACGGCCGGTGCATCCGCGAGGTCAGCGACCCCGAATCCAGCGAGCTCCTGTGCTGCACCTTCCAGCCCATGAACAACAACCTCACCGTG GTTGGGAACAGTAAACACCTGCTTCAAGTGGTGAACATCTCCACCGGGAAGAAGGTCAAAGGGGGCTCCAGCAAACTGACCGGCCGGGTGCTGTCGCTATCGTTCGACGCCCCGGGGAGGATCCTGTGGGCTGGCGATGACCGAGGGAGCATCTTCTCCTTCCTCTTTGACATGGCTACAG GGAAGCTGACCAAAGCTAAGAGACTGGTGGTGAGCGAGGGAAGCCCGATTTCCAGCATCTCGGCCCGGTCGTGGATCAGCCGAGAGGCTCGGGACCCGTCACTCCTCATCAATGCCTGCGTCAATAAACTGCTGCTCTACAG GGTTGTGGATAATGAAGGAACCCTGCAGCTGAAGAGAAGCTTCCCAATCCAGCACAGCTCTCAGCTCATCCACAGCATCTTCTGCCCACTGATGTCGTTCAGACAAGGCGCCTGTGTTG TGACCGGCGCCGAAGACGCGTGCGTTTACTTTTTCGATGTGGAGCGCAACACTAAAGCGATCGTGAACAAGCTGCAGGGGCACAGCGGCCCCGTCCTGGACGTCAGCTTCAACTGCGACGAGAGTTTACTGGCCTCCTCCGACGCCACGGGCATGGTCATCGTCTGGAGACGCGAGCAGAAGTAA
- the wdr13 gene encoding WD repeat-containing protein 13 isoform X1 codes for MQNAALSVCGMAAVWQQVLAVDARYNAYRTPTFPQFRTQYIRRRSQLLRENAKCGFEPVLRKQYLRLRSQLLALRYGPLSEQSSFRASSVRSSRTTLDRMEDFDEDPRAQGARGHRRSVSRGSYQLQAQMNRAVYEERPPGSLVPTSVAEASRAMAGDTTLSENYAFAGMHHIFDQHVDSAVPRLQFANDDKHLLACCSLDGTLSIMALSPLPPTVKVALEGHAGPVTDFAWSLSNDVIVSTSLDGTLRIWNTEDGRCIREVSDPESSELLCCTFQPMNNNLTVVGNSKHLLQVVNISTGKKVKGGSSKLTGRVLSLSFDAPGRILWAGDDRGSIFSFLFDMATGKLTKAKRLVVSEGSPISSISARSWISREARDPSLLINACVNKLLLYRVVDNEGTLQLKRSFPIQHSSQLIHSIFCPLMSFRQGACVVTGAEDACVYFFDVERNTKAIVNKLQGHSGPVLDVSFNCDESLLASSDATGMVIVWRREQK; via the exons GTACAATGCTTACCGGACGCCCACGTTCCCCCAGTTCCGCACCCAGTACATCCGCCGGCGTAGCCAGCTGCTCAGAGAGAACGCCAAGTGTGGTTTCGAGCCGGTCCTGCGCAAACAGTACCTGCGCCTGCGCAGCCAGCTGCTCGCCCTGCGCTACGGGCCGCTGTCCGAGCAGAGCAGCTTCAGGGCCAGCAGTGTGCGCAGCTCACGCACTACACTGGACCGCATGGAG GACTTTGACGAGGACCCCAGGGCTCAGGGTGCTCGAGGTCACCGTCGCTCAGTAAGTCGTGGTTCCTATCAGCTGCAGGCCCAGATGAACCGGGCGGTGTATGAAGAAAG GCCCCCGGGCAGCTTGGTACCCACCTCTGTGGCAGAGGCGAGTCGTGCCATGGCAGGCGACACCACACTGAGCGAAAACTACGCCTTCGCCGGCATGCATCACATCTTCGACCAGCACGTCGACTCTGCAG TTCCTCGACTGCAGTTCGCCAACGACGACAAGCACCTCCTGGCCTGCTGCTCGCTGGACGGGACCCTGTCCATCATGGCGCTGTCCCCGCTCCCCCCGACCGTCAAGGTCGCCCTGGAAGGCCACGCGGGTCCGGTGACCGACTTCGCCTGGTCGCTCAGCAACGACGTCATCGTGTCCACCTCGCTGGACGGGACGCTGCGCATCTGGAACACGGAGGACGGCCGGTGCATCCGCGAGGTCAGCGACCCCGAATCCAGCGAGCTCCTGTGCTGCACCTTCCAGCCCATGAACAACAACCTCACCGTG GTTGGGAACAGTAAACACCTGCTTCAAGTGGTGAACATCTCCACCGGGAAGAAGGTCAAAGGGGGCTCCAGCAAACTGACCGGCCGGGTGCTGTCGCTATCGTTCGACGCCCCGGGGAGGATCCTGTGGGCTGGCGATGACCGAGGGAGCATCTTCTCCTTCCTCTTTGACATGGCTACAG GGAAGCTGACCAAAGCTAAGAGACTGGTGGTGAGCGAGGGAAGCCCGATTTCCAGCATCTCGGCCCGGTCGTGGATCAGCCGAGAGGCTCGGGACCCGTCACTCCTCATCAATGCCTGCGTCAATAAACTGCTGCTCTACAG GGTTGTGGATAATGAAGGAACCCTGCAGCTGAAGAGAAGCTTCCCAATCCAGCACAGCTCTCAGCTCATCCACAGCATCTTCTGCCCACTGATGTCGTTCAGACAAGGCGCCTGTGTTG TGACCGGCGCCGAAGACGCGTGCGTTTACTTTTTCGATGTGGAGCGCAACACTAAAGCGATCGTGAACAAGCTGCAGGGGCACAGCGGCCCCGTCCTGGACGTCAGCTTCAACTGCGACGAGAGTTTACTGGCCTCCTCCGACGCCACGGGCATGGTCATCGTCTGGAGACGCGAGCAGAAGTAA